The genomic window TCCTACATGCTACAGTCTTTTCACTGTGAAATTAACATGATATGCTTCTTAAAATATTCCGTAAATTCTGTGTGGAAAATGTATTGATTTGTCTTCAGATATAGATGCTCTGGTTGGGGGAGAAGTTGGAGGCCTTGAGTTTGGGAAGTTACCATTTGGTGCCTGTGAAGATCCTATTAGGTAAGATAAGAGTTCAGAAAACTGTGTTTTATAACTTCCTCAATGGAGGACTTAAAGGTATGTTATTTCAAGTCTTAGTTTTGCCTGCCTATCACTTCGTATGTCCCTAACAGATATTTCATTATTCAAGTACATAAGAAACATCTGTGAAAAGTAATGGTCTAATAGCAAGTAAGACCATTTGCAAAATTATCTAATGATAAATCAGGGTTCTAGCTCCTAAATCTTTCACCATAAACTTCTGGAGTACTCCCTCAATCTCTGAAACTATTACACTGAAATGTGGCTTAATTGGagataaactttaaaaatagtgTGCCTTCATTCAAGGGTTGGACTCGCTCTCATcttttattttgacatttgtAGAAGACTTAAATTGAGAGGGGCTGTAGACTGAGTTATTACAGTCTCTCTGTGTCCACTTCTGAACACCCCGTCACCACTTAGCAAATCTAGGAACTGTTTTAATGTATTAGACATTGTTTAATGCTGTAGGCAATTCATGAAAGGCGTTCTTTCCTCTGCACCTGGATGGGTAGAATACAATGCACAATCTCTCCTTTTGTAGAGAGAAGTTGTGGGTGAGTCCTGCATGGCAGGTACTAGTAGTAAAGTTTAGCGCAATACTGGATGACATGCTGTAGAATAGCTGATAGAATGTATGCAGCGAGAAAACTCATTGGAGAACATGCACGTTTCTGGATGTAGTTGCAAAATACATAGAGGGACTTAAATATGAACTGTCACAAATACCTTTCAAGATCTTAACTATGATGGAGACAACATTTTCTACTAGCACTGAAAGAtttaaatcttgttttgtttcagtgagCTTCATTTAGCTACCACGTGGCCTCACCTAACAGAAGGTATAATTGTCGACAATGATGTTTATTCGTAAGTATTTTGTCTGAGTTGCAAGTATCTAGAAGTGTACCGTATTTGTTAACTACTGCATTTTAGTGACATCTAAAATGTTGCACATGGCTTTGTGTGTGAAAGAGAACCCATTTTGAGAAATGCTAAGGTCAGTTGATAGAACATCTCATTTGTGAAAACACCTTcttttgaaatgcatttctgtGTGAGAAAATATTACTGTATTGTAATCTCAACAGAACACATACCTCTATTGTTGGGCATATTCTTGTGCTAGACTTAAGTCTTGTGTATTATGTATTTCTTGGGAAAGATTATAATGGAATGTGGAAAGCAAAAAGAATTAACTGAGTGACATCCCTCTCCCAAAAAATATGATCCAGGTTTTCTACTAAGCCTCCTAAAGAGGAAGAACAGTGTATACTGATActtaagaaagaagaagaagaaaaaagtggtttgttgttttaattaatgcagaaatgcatttttcaatGTTAATACACTTTAAAAGAAGACAATTCAGTTGTGTTGTAACTGAATTGTTCTCATGTGTTTCTTATTCATGTTATATATGTAGATGAGAACAGGGACTCTTGCTTGCACTTTAGTGTTTGTCATGTTCTCCTATGGAATGTGGTGTATATTATGGCTTCCATGGCCTAACTGGCTATGACATTCCATTATTAGGAATTTGATACTCATTTCTTGCATACTTATAGTGATAGCATGatgcttgttttttgtttgggttttttttggttgtttttttttttttttaaagtgacctgGATCCTATTCAAGCACCCCAGTGGTCCGTGAGAGTCAGAAAAGCAGATAACCCTCAGTGTTTATTGGGTAAGACATCAGAATTCCTATCTTCTCTTATGGCTTTTAAGCTATTAAGTTGTGAAGTTAGGATTGAGTTGTTGATCACCTGATGACTTATGTTTCCTCACTCCCCTTACTTTTTTGAGTGGACAGTATCTTGGGCTTCTTTTCCAACAACACAAGCTTTGCAAAATCATAAGTTTATCTAGTAGGTTATTCTGCATTTGTGTACCATGAACTTCATTGCTGTTCTTACTTCACCAGGTTCCAGAGAATAAGCATTTGCTGTGTGTGTTCTGTGAAAATTTAGGTTTCCTAGAATCTTTGAATTTTATGAAGTGCTTTCTGCATATACTCATTTCTTTAGTTGAATCAATCTCTCTGACAGGCAGGATTGGTATGCTTGGAGAGCTGTACTATTGTCTGTCCTCGCCTTTTAGCTTGTAGGGAAAAGGGcttcaaagctaaaaaaaaaaaaataaaaaattaacgtGCCGCAGAAGTTTCATCTTGCTTTGGGTGAAGAAGTGGATTAAACTGCATGCAGAACTGTGCTCTGGAGAGGTAGCTGGTAGCTGTCTGGATGTGCACTTTCCTAAGCTTTAGTTATGTGGTTTAAATATTTGTGCTTCAGAACAAATTATCATGTTCTTTTAGATGAAATATAAAATTTACCATCACTTAGGAGTCACTTTGAGGGTTAGTTTACTGTTCAGTGTGATTTTAATTGAGTAGTTGTTCAGAAACTTTGTTTCTCTTATAGGTGACTTTCTTACTGAATTCTTCAAGCTTTGCCGTCGGAAGGAGTCAACTGATGAGATACTTGGAAGGTCTGCAtttgaagaggaaggaaaaggttaAACTAAAATCTTGATGATTTGTGTTATTTGATTTTAATTGTTAGGCATTTTCTATAATACTCCTAGAAATTTTCTGGTCAGTGCTATGTGGTATGATTTCTCATGAGTTCTAGGCAAGCTTAGCTCCCAAAGGCTCGGAGGACAATGGCCTCTGTTAtagttgttgttttgtgggtttttttcttccactggaaaACAAGAGTTTAAAATTCGAATAGTGAGTACAAGAGCTGGTTTTGAGCAAACATCAAACAGATGTGTGTGCAtctttttatctatttttgtgtttttcccacttttttcctgctttttgaagTACTATGCGATGCATGTTTTAACAGCCAGTTTAAACAGTCTTTAATCTGTTTGAGAGGCTTTGCTGTCATCTTCcagaaaaaagacccaaaccctGAAACcatcaaataaaaataaccaaaattaCCTGACCAACAGGTCAGACTTCATCCCAACAGTAGAGATACTGACACCTTTTTGATGTCCCTgtccctttcttctgcttttcttgctgtATATGGTGAACATTCCTATCTTTCCTGCCTCTTGTCACCTTTTCTTCCCTCCAAGTGTGGCCTGTATCAATGTATTTTCTTTAGTTGTACTTGGTCTTAGTTTTGAAAGAGCTTACTGGTTAGCTTAAAAAGGTGTTGGACTAAGGTAGGGTATGTATTACTCTTAGTGCTTGACATACAGTCTCGTTAGCCCTCCTTATCTCTAATTTTCTTGAAATGGTTTTTCAGGCTGCTGGTAATTACTCACTTAAATTTGTCTGCCCTCATTTTAACAATGTTAATTCATTTAATTGTAAGAGAGGTTCTTACGTTTACCGGTAACAACTCTGGAAAAAATCTTTTGATTTGAGGAGTTTACCTGAGTGAGGACTCTAAAACAGAATTGTGCTTACACCATGTAAGGTCATATATATAGTGATTAATACTGGATTTATTTAAGGCTTATCTAAAGCTCTAGCATATGCTTGAACAGTGTTTGTTATATCTAAAATGTATTTGCTGGTTTCATGTATAAACAAAGTTTAAATACTAGCTTGTCAGCAGGGGTTTTGCTGATACTCTGCCTGTAATTGTCTGCAAGTATGCAGTACTACTACAGTAGGTGGCAGGCACTGTCTACAGCCAACCCAGTCTAGACTTcattcagtaaaataaattaatggcAGTCTTTGACTCCTTTGTGACCTGGTGCTGCTGCTTTATCTTTGAGGCTAAGAACAGTGAATATAATGTGTGGAACCTGACAGCACAGGGGTGTAGCTTTGGTTAACAGGGTGTTAAAAGTCAATACAAGATACACTTGACTGAATATGACAGGTGAACTTTTTTTAAGAGACGGTCTtgtgggctttttggttttgttttaattatttttattttatttttatagaggTTGCTGATATTACCCATGCTTTGTCGAAGCTCACAGAGCCAGCACCAGTCCCAATCCATAAGTTATCAGTCACCAATATGGTTcacagtgcaaagaaaaaaattcgcAAACACAGAGGTGTAGATGAATCGCCTTTAAACAATGAAGTTCTGAACACTATTCTTCTGGTGAGCTGTCTATGCATGTTAAGTGCTTATAAAACATGTATTTCGTGCTTCCACTGATGCATTGGGTTTATAGTTTATGGCAGAATTATAAATAAAGGTCTCTGATGTCAGTTCTTTTATTTGAGTTGCATTTATCAGCTTTTTGAGATAGCCCAGGTTGTTACAAGTCTCTACAATATAAGTAGACTGAAAATGAACTCTGAACTCTGCTAACGGTTTTAATTCTGGGGATTGTTGGTATGTAACCAGCAGTAGCTTTAGGGAGAAAGTGGGAAGAGCAGGAAAAACCATACTGATGCaagtttggattattttttttttttcttccctttcttgaaGTTCTTATTTCCTGATGCTGCTGACAAACTTGCAGATGGATTTGAAAGCAGAATGAGCACTTCAGCAGGAAACAATCCTCCTCCAGAGAATGAAGATTATGTAAGTTTTACTGACTGACACGCatgagagacagagaaagcaatTTTGAGTGCGTGTTCATACAGACTTTACTGTGGCTGCCCTATGTCTTGTAATAGATCAGTTTTGTAAAGACGGAGTTACCTTTGTGGAATCTCCAGGTAgaaatagtggggtttttttgttttgttttgggttggtgtgttttttgttgttgcagttgtttttccttctaatttttttttttctttcaaagactttAATTTTTTGTAGGTTATACTTACGGgcttaaaaatgttatttagcCACTTGTATTGTCGAACAGGAAGGAGATTatatggttttgaaaaaaatgccATGGTTCCTGTACTATATCTCCcgctttcttttatttcttatgtAGAATCTCTTCAGTCAGTTTAAATCTGCTCCTTCTGATAGTCTGACGTACAAACTAGCTTTATGTCTTTGTATGATAAACTTCTACCATGGAGGAGTAAAAGGAGTGGCACATCTTTGGCAAGAATTTGTGTTAGAAATGCGGTACAGATGGGAGAACAATTACCTTATTCCAGGgtaagatttttttgcttgtttgtctttGTTGCTTTGTCatagaaaatattctttgtttcaGGGACAGAGTGAGTTCACTATGACTTTGAAACATAGTGGTTGTTTCTTTAAATTGCAAATATTATCCTCTATTTTTATGACCTTACTTCCTTAAATCAAGAAAGGATAGGGAGTAGGGAAAAGTATCTGTGCCCCCATTTGAAAACAAGATGCCTGGAGGAAGCTCAAGTTAAATAGCACTCCACTGTGTGAGTGAGGGCGGGGGGTGAAAAAATGCTTATGCAATTACTTGGCTTCCAGTTTATCATTAGGTAAAAATGAAGGAGCTGATATAGGGAGAAACACGTTTGGTTTGTGGTGTAGTTTTGCCAGTTTTCTAAGGGAGCTATTCCAAGTTCCTGCTGGTATAATAGCCTTTTCAGGTAGTTAATGCTGTCTCAAGTATTGCAACCCTTCTGGGTTAtgtctgctgcagcagagcttgTTGCAGACCAAACAAAGGGCTCTGTCAAGATGAGACATCAATGTagagtaaaaatatattttgttttttattttttttttcaaatgggatGGACTGGCCGTTTATTGACTAGTTTGTACTTTCAAATGGCTACACAAACAAAAGGGAGCTTGAAATATATAGAGGTTACTCTACTGTATCATTGCAGTTTTAAAAGTAAAGTCAAAGGTGCTTaagtttttgtttgaaaacagctACCCTTTTAACATCTAAATGGAAAACTGACCAGGAAATACAGGGTGTGTCTGTTTTGTACTAGTGTGAATGATCTCTGAGCTTCAGAAATGACCTCTAGGAAATAAATGTAGTTTGACTTCTGGGGCTTGCTCTGTCACTAGCTTGTCTAACAAGACCATTGATGAGCTGCATAGTTGAAATGGTGGGGGTGGGTTCAATGTGGATATTTGCCCCTCTTTTGGATTTCATATGATTTAAGACCACATGTGTGTGAAAGATTCAACTTCATAATTGATAATGGTTACACTTCTACCTTTTGTTAGATTAGCTAATGGCCCTCCAGATCTGAGATGCTGTTTACTGCATCAGAAACTTCAGGTAAATATCCCAAatttaagaatgatttttctCCTAAGGAAACTGTCAGAATTAAAGCAATTAATTATCTAAATATATTGTTTTTGTAGATTTAGTTATGCTTGTATTATTGGGTCTGGACTTCATTTCTTGCGAAAATCTTTGTTATAGCAACAAGTGCAATGGAATTATAATCTTTTAGAATTATGAGAGATTTTTGGTGACTCTCCCAAGTTTTTCTGTGACAGTTTCCCTAAGAAGTAGttgctaaacattttttttttcctttgacttgtTAGATGTTAAATTGTtgcatagaaagaaagaaagcaagagatGAGGGGAAAAGGGGGAGCATGCCTGATCGTTCACCTGGTGGTACTTCTGGTGATACTGGCAAAGGAGCAGACCACTCTGGAGATAACCCTgataaggaaaaagaagttgGCAAGTCTTGGGAATCGTGGAGTGACAGTGAAGAGGAATTTTTTGAATGCCTAAGTGACACAGAAGATCTTAAAGGAAACGggcaggaaaatggaaagaaaggaggagcAAAAGAAGGCAACAAAGAGTCTGTAAACTTAAAACCAGAAGGTCGTCTGCATCCACACGGAAAGCTGACACTGCTGCATCCAGGAGAGCCTCTCTACATTCCAATAACACAGGTTGGGTAGCAGGAGCTGAGCCAGATGCAGTACAACTCTCATGCAATATGGCTTATACCTAGGATTGTGAAATTGGGTATAATTTGCAGGTTATAGCcttatctgtatttaaaattggTAAGTGTTTTTGGGCTAAGaccttgttttccatttttaaaacttGACGAGGCTGTTAAACTGAAATCTCACATGCTCTTTGTTTTATTTGAGAATGGGTGTCATTACCAAATTTCActtgaaacaaatttttttttacacaacAATTAAGCTGTCTTGCCTACCTtaaatttgggtttctttttatttccagctCTTGAGGCATCTTCCATCCCCTCCTTACTTTCTTTCCTGTAAAGTGGAAACTGCCATGGTCCTTCCACCATGAAGATTTCTAGCTGACTGACTAGAGTACTGGatcagttttgctgctgctttttttcctttttttaaaatatttcacagctcGTATCCAAAATGCCATAGTCATCAGGTTTTGGTACCATTATCTAAAGCAGGTTTATTATCAAACTATTAGAAATGTTACCTGACACAGACTTTCTTGCAGAGTGACTAGGGATGAAATAGGAAGCAGTGGTGTCAAAGGAAGTAGTTTGAAATCAGCTGTGCATGAAGAATACAGTATTTTTCGTTCActtgagagaaattatttttaatgaacgTTGCTTTGCATGGGTAAAAGGTATGAGCAGAGAGTAGTCAGGCAAAATGTTGTCAATTAATTATGTGCTGACAGTATCAACGACAGAAGTTCTACATTGCTTGAGGTGGATTTTCATCCATCTCAACAAAATATTAACAGTCAAACACTTCCTGGACTTTATCTGGATTTTGGCATTTTAACAGTATGTCCTTATATTGTTACTTCATTCTCaggttgttttccttttaatttctttttgttagtgTCTTCTACAGACGCGCAGCTTTAGGCTAAGCAGTTTAAGCAATAGAAAGTTATGATTACTTTCTCTGAGTACAAATAAAGCAGAATGAACTTTTGGTGACAGGGAGCTTTCCACTCCTTCCTTAATAAGGGCTAAGTCTAGGAGAGCCGACTTGTAAACTTGTCTTTTTCCATGTTGCAGGAACCAGCACCCATGACTGAAGATTTGCTGGAGGAACAGTCTGAGGTACTGGCGAAACTAGGGACATCAGCAGAAGGCGCTCATCTTCGGGCACGCATGCAGAGTGCCTGCTTGCTCTCAGATATGGAGTCTTTTAAGGTAGTAGTACTTGAGGAATTCTGTAAGATTGCTTTCTTCTTAATTAAACTATCCCTCTTGCTTGTGTTGAACAATTTTGAAGGTTTTACAGATAAGGTGTTGTTTCTTCCCTCCacaaaacagtttcaaaatagtttaaagttgaaaaaaaacccctattgaTAAAACTCTTAGAACATTTCAAAATTTATGACTATCCAGTCTATTGTGCTGTAACGTTCTGCACAATGtctttgggagggaaaaaactCCCAAAACATACAGTTGATAAATTTGGAATTAAAGCTTGGACAGGCCCATAAAAAATGATGTCAGAAGAAAACTGAGCATCCAAAGTCCTGAATCAAAATTACATGTCTCTGCCTCCCACCACCTTGTAGCTTTCATTTAGTGTCTCTCTTACCTGTACTTTCCACTGTATCTAGCTTTGTAAAATGCACCTTTAATCAGACTCCAAATGGATAAAATATAAAGGaggtgtaaagaaaaaaacaacaacccacaatcTACTAACATGTTTACAATTCTGTGTATGGACTTTGGGGAGGTAGACATAATTTTTATGTGTAGTTGAAGATGTTTTGTTCTTTAGTGGGAAGGATAAATTATCACTATTTagaatttttaaacagctgttaATCAAATTGGGACTGGACTAGCTGGGGTTTTGGGTAATTTGTTCCACTTCTTTTCTGAGCTCTGCAGAGGGAGCTAAGACCACATACACTGCTGTCATCAAAGGATCCCAAAACTAACAAGACTGGAGATTCTGTCATGATATAgccatacattttaatttttaaaaaattattgcaaTGTTACTTTGTAGTAAAAGGGTACAGATGTACTGTAGAGTAAGTATTTATAATTTATCAATATCAGTTTATTAGCAGTGACTCATGTCATATTAGATAGTTGTAGTGATGCAAGGGATCTTAACAACTCAGAGTAAGAATATAGAACCATAATTTGAATTGGAAGTGCCCTCCTGATAGGTACATAGAATAGAAAACTGGGCTTCCTTTTATGTTCTAGACCTATGGATGTATTTATTTGTGTTGAGATTGCATCtatgaaaaatgaagttgtttttgtttgggggaatttttcagttttttttaagttcctttttaaaggaagaagaaaaggtgcaTTTTATTACTGGAGTGTTAAAAGATGGAAAGTCAGTGCTGAAAGCATATTTATGCAGCCCAGTGATTCTTTTAGGCTTGGGCTGTTTTTCATCTAAGTTTTTAAAGGTATAAGCTTATACcttaaaaaaatagtgaaaattcATATTTATTGCATGTATCAGGTACCAGATAGGATCTTGACTTAACAGCATGATTTTGAGGTTGCCTGAAACAACTGATGAATGTACTGTCTTGGGGTGATAAGAAGagaatttctttgtttttgttgatGGTGTGGGTTTTACCCCTTGCCATTGTCTTGGCTTATGCTTTATTCCCTCGCCCTCCCAGGTCTCTTTCTTATGTGTACAGTCTGATGATGTGAACAGAATTCCCTGAGTTTTAGCTCCTAGCCTATGCTCTACCCACTAAACCGTATTGCCTTCCCACTCAGGTTAATGTGGTTTTTTAGGATTTTTCAGGCACAAATTTTATCTCCTTTTCATTCCAGGCAGCTAATCCTGGCTGTTGTCTGGAGGATTTTGTGAGGTGGTACTCCCCTCGGGATTACATTGAAGAGGAAGTGGTTGATGAAAAGGGGAATATAGTAATTAAGGGTGAGCTGAGTGCCCGAATGAAGATTCCGAGCAACATGTGGGTAGAGGCCTGGGAGACAGCAAAACCAGTCCCCGCCCGGAGGCAGAAGAGACTCTTTGATGACACTAGAGAGGCAGAGAAGGTAAATAGCTCTGTGGCAAGTGATAGTCTGATCCATAATGCTTTTAGCagccctttcttctttcttctgcaagATTTAAAATGTGTTGTTGCACTATATTCTTGGAGCTATTAAACTGTTCTGTACGTGGCTTAGGGTTAATCAGAAATTCTTGCTGCCATACAACAGTGTGTTTGAAGTATCTAAAATAATTATTGTGTGGAATGTAACTTCACAAGCTGTATTACTTAGGTTCTTCTTTGAATTGCTagtaaataaagcatttttatctGCATGTGTGTGTTCGGAAACTAAAGTGTTCCTAAAAGATAATTACTTTTAGTTTCATCCTAACCTGTTGGGACTTTAAGCAATCACTGAGGATTCATGTAAAACTACCTATTGAGTCCTGTCTTACAATGGTGCTCCCTGCTTGTGAATTCTTCAGTGTAGGTCCTCATCTTTTGTAGTTAGCCTTATCTTTGGGAAGTAGTTTTGATcactaataaattaaattttctaaTGTTATAGGTGCTTCATTACCTTGCAGTTCAGAAACCAGCTGACCTTGCAAGGCATCTGTTGCCTTGCGTCATCCATGCAGCTGTACTCAAGGTAAAGGAAGAAGGTAAATAatgtttaataaattattaaGATATTTTAGGGTGAACACTG from Accipiter gentilis chromosome 1, bAccGen1.1, whole genome shotgun sequence includes these protein-coding regions:
- the RAB3GAP1 gene encoding rab3 GTPase-activating protein catalytic subunit isoform X1 — encoded protein: MAADSEPESEVFEITDFTTASEWERFISKIEEVLNDWKLIGISSGKPLEKGVYTTGVWEEKSDEISFADFKFSITHHFLVQEPSDKDGKEEPVEDALPLPMQDLLCMNNDFPPRAHCLVRWYGLREFVVIAPAANNDAVLSESKCNLLLSSVSITLGNTGCQVPLFVQIHHKWRRMYVGECQGPGVRTDFEMVHLRKVPNQYTHLSGLLDIFKSKIGCPLTPLLPVSMAIRLTYVLQDWQQYFWPQQPPDIDALVGGEVGGLEFGKLPFGACEDPISELHLATTWPHLTEGIIVDNDVYSDLDPIQAPQWSVRVRKADNPQCLLGDFLTEFFKLCRRKESTDEILGRSAFEEEGKEVADITHALSKLTEPAPVPIHKLSVTNMVHSAKKKIRKHRGVDESPLNNEVLNTILLFLFPDAADKLADGFESRMSTSAGNNPPPENEDYNLFSQFKSAPSDSLTYKLALCLCMINFYHGGVKGVAHLWQEFVLEMRYRWENNYLIPGLANGPPDLRCCLLHQKLQMLNCCIERKKARDEGKRGSMPDRSPGGTSGDTGKGADHSGDNPDKEKEVGKSWESWSDSEEEFFECLSDTEDLKGNGQENGKKGGAKEGNKESVNLKPEGRLHPHGKLTLLHPGEPLYIPITQEPAPMTEDLLEEQSEVLAKLGTSAEGAHLRARMQSACLLSDMESFKAANPGCCLEDFVRWYSPRDYIEEEVVDEKGNIVIKGELSARMKIPSNMWVEAWETAKPVPARRQKRLFDDTREAEKVLHYLAVQKPADLARHLLPCVIHAAVLKVKEEEALEDISSVKKIIKQIISHSSKVLRFPNPEDKKLEEIIAQIMSVEAIIARARSLKAKFGVEKCENEEEKEDLQRFVNCLLEQPEVSVIGAGRGPAGSIIHKLFVNAQRLTESSDEVSAVPPVDEELRSVSSEERRLNTGTVSDFPPPTGREVILRTTVPRPATYSKPLPQRMYSVLTKEDFRLAGAFSADTTFF
- the RAB3GAP1 gene encoding rab3 GTPase-activating protein catalytic subunit isoform X2 is translated as MAADSEPESEVFEITDFTTASEWERFISKIEEVLNDWKLIGISSGKPLEKGVYTTGVWEEKSDEISFADFKFSITHHFLVQEPSDKDGKEEPVEDALPLPMQDLLCMNNDFPPRAHCLVRWYGLREFVVIAPAANNDAVLSESKCNLLLSSVSITLGNTGCQVPLFVQIHHKWRRMYVGECQGPGVRTDFEMVHLRKVPNQYTHLSGLLDIFKSKIGCPLTPLLPVSMAIRLTYVLQDWQQYFWPQQPPDIDALVGGEVGGLEFGKLPFGACEDPISELHLATTWPHLTEGIIVDNDVYSDLDPIQAPQWSVRVRKADNPQCLLGDFLTEFFKLCRRKESTDEILGRSAFEEEGKEVADITHALSKLTEPAPVPIHKLSVTNMVHSAKKKIRKHRGVDESPLNNEVLNTILLFLFPDAADKLADGFESRMSTSAGNNPPPENEDYNLFSQFKSAPSDSLTYKLALCLCMINFYHGGVKGVAHLWQEFVLEMRYRWENNYLIPGLANGPPDLRCCLLHQKLQMLNCCIERKKARDEGKRGSMPDRSPGGTSGDTGKGADHSGDNPDKEKEVGKSWESWSDSEEEFFECLSDTEDLKGNGQENGKKGGAKEGNKESVNLKPEGRLHPHGKLTLLHPGEPLYIPITQEPAPMTEDLLEEQSEVLAKLGTSAEGAHLRARMQSACLLSDMESFKAANPGCCLEDFVRWYSPRDYIEEEVVDEKGNIVIKGELSARMKIPSNMWVEAWETAKPVPARRQKRLFDDTREAEKVLHYLAVQKPADLARHLLPCVIHAAVLKVKEEEALEDISSVKKIIKQIISHSSKVLRFPNPEDKKLEEIIAQIMSVEAIIARARSLKAKFGVEKCENEEEKEDLQRFVNCLLEQPEVSVIGAGRGPAGSIIHKLFVNAQRVSAVPPVDEELRSVSSEERRLNTGTVSDFPPPTGREVILRTTVPRPATYSKPLPQRMYSVLTKEDFRLAGAFSADTTFF